A window from Garra rufa chromosome 14, GarRuf1.0, whole genome shotgun sequence encodes these proteins:
- the LOC141284483 gene encoding chymotrypsin-like protease CTRL-1: MTFTIFSITCLALVASALGCGVPAIRPQTIGSRIVNGQNAISGSWPWQVSLQDTTGFHFCGGSLINQNWVLTAAHCRFAVGSHRVILGEHDRSSNAEPIQIKLVSKVIAHPLYSTTTKSNDIALLKLSSPVTFTPRISPICLAPSSINILPGTRCFTTGWGQTATTSNPMILQQTGIPIINPAVCRQIWGQSRITDAMICAGGSGSSSCMGDSGGPLVCERLGVWTLVGAVSWGTSTCDTRYPVVYARMSPLRSWIDRTIIYN; encoded by the exons ATGACCTTCACCATCTTCTCCATCACCTGCCTTGCCCTGGTGGCCTCTGCTCTGG GTTGTGGAGTGCCTGCAATTAGACCACAGACGATCGGCAGCAGGATTGTGAACGGCCAGAATGCCATCTCTGGCTCTTGGCCCTGGCAGGTCTCTCTTCAG GATACCACTGGTTTCCACTTCTGCGGAGGATCCCTGATCAACCAGAACTGGGTTCTCACTGCTGCCCACTGCCGTTTCGC GGTTGGCTCTCACCGTGTCATTCTTGGAGAACATGATCGTAGCTCCAATGCTGAACCCATCCAGATCAAACTAGTTTCCAAG GTTATCGCCCATCCACTTTACAGCACCACAACCAAAAGCAATGACATTGCTCTGCTGAAACTGTCGTCTCCAGTCACATTTACTCCCCGTATCTCTCCTATATGTCTGGCTCCATCATCCATCAACATCCTGCCTGGAACCCGCTGCTTCACCACTGGCTGGGGCCAAACTGCCACCACGAGTAA TCCTATGATCCTGCAGCAAACAGGCATCCCCATCATAAATCCTGCTGTGTGCAGGCAGATCTGGGGTCAGAGTAGAATCACTGATGCCATGATCTGTGCTGGAGGATCTGGATCATCATCTTGCATG GGTGATTCTGGTGGTCCTCTGGTGTGTGAGCGTTTAGGGGTCTGGACTCTGGTGGGGGCTGTGTCTTGGGGAACCAGCACTTGCGACACCCGTTATCCAGTAGTCTACGCCCGCATGTCCCCACTGCGCTCCTGGATCGACAGGACTATCATTTACAACTAG